A genomic segment from Spinacia oleracea cultivar Varoflay chromosome 3, BTI_SOV_V1, whole genome shotgun sequence encodes:
- the LOC110802585 gene encoding E3 ubiquitin-protein ligase WAV3 → MEPKEVCAICLATLNVGQGQALFTAECCHTFHFSCIASNVGHGNHICPTCRSTWRNLPSQFTPNLTPPTFTPPTYDYIGTDPTLFADDETLPTPTPAPNTASSSQTPPQNGDMMIVKALPQYPALSNSDQSNSFPVLVGIRAPPLSPEASDRPNDRAPLDLIAVLDVSGSMNGDKIRLLKQAVGFVTDNLGPSDRLSVITFATSARRVTPLRRMTDAGRVDTMNAVNSIQVSGATNIIAGLKKAVEVLEQRREKNPVSSIILLSDGQDNQNGRGPDFLRSLSNLPLCLRANNITSYAPPTDGVPVHSFGFGSDHDATALHAIADGSGGTFSYIESIEIIQDAFARCIGGLLSVVAQQVEIQVASGSPGVEIQSIPSGRYRNSIAAGGLHGVIYIGDVYAEEEKLFLVYLSVPPADDQETLTTKLLEVKCCYKDPLCNQNIMSDIVRVEIRRPLAENFTEEDRRLCLEVDRERNRVSIAQGITEAQAMAERGELGSAQTLLEQRRLTMMQTASAQAGDALCERLEGEVKEIQGRMRSKSEYETGGRAYAFSRSSAHLYQRASTQAVIPQAGLRLQTALTRPAGLRQSMAGPATSSSISAPLEDMDYQTSFMRRMVHKSRELRQMGDQSENSDETSNISNS, encoded by the exons ATGGAGCCCAAG GAAGTATGTGCCATATGCTTAGCGACATTGAATGTAGGGCAAGGGCAAGCTTTATTTACAGCAGAGTGTTGTCACACCTTCCATTTCAGCTGTATTGCTTCAAATGTTGGACATGGCAATCATATTTGCCCTACTTGCCGTTCCACTTGGAGAAACCTCCCTTCTCAATTCACTCCTAATCTTACACCTCCTACGTTTACACCTCCTACGTATGACTACATTGGCACTGATCCTACTCTATTTGCAGATGATGAGACCCTTCCTACCCCGACCCCTGCACCTAACACCGCCTCCTCCTCTCAGACCCCCCCTCAAAATGGTGACATGATGATAGTAAAAGCCTTGCCTCAATACCCAGCTCTAAGCAACTCAGATCAATCCAACTCATTTCCTGTCCTTGTTGGCATCCGAGCCCCTCCCTTATCCCCTGAAGCTTCTGATAGGCCTAATGATCGTGCCCCACTTGACCTCATTGCAGTTCTTGATGTTAGTGGCAGTATGAACGGTGATAAAATCAGGCTCCTCAAACAGGCTGTTGGATTTGTTACTGATAACCTAGGACCTTCAGACCGACTTTCTGTCATTACATTTGCAACCTCTGCACGACGAGTGACCCCACTGCGGAGGATGACTGATGCAGGCCGAGTTGACACTATGAACGCAGTCAACTCCATTCAGGTCAGTGGCGCCACTAACATTATTGCAGGACTTAAAAAGGCTGTGGAGGTCCTGGAGCAAAGGAGAGAAAAGAACCCTGTCTCCAGTATTATTCTTCTCTCAGATGGTCAGGACAACCAAAACGGAAGAGGCCCTGATTTCCTCCGCTCCCTCTCTAACCTCCCGCTTTGTCTCCGTGCCAATAACATAACGTCTTATGCTCCACCAACTGATGGAGTTCCTGTACACTCATTTGGGTTTGGTTCTGACCACGATGCTACTGCTCTGCATGCAATAGCAGATGGTTCAGGCGGGACCTTCTCATATATTGAGTCAATCGAGATTATCCAGGACGCCTTTGCTAGGTGCATAGGTGGATTGTTAAGTGTTGTTGCACAACAAGTGGAAATACAAGTGGCATCTGGATCTCCAGGGGTTGAAATTCAGTCTATTCCATCAGGTAGGTATCGGAACAGTATTGCTGCTGGTGGGCTGCATGGAGTGATATATATAGGGGATGTGTATGCTGAAGAGGAGAAACTGTTCCTGGTGTATTTATCAGTCCCACCAGCTGATGATCAGGAGACGTTGACAACGAAGTTGTTAGAGGTAAAGTGTTGTTACAAGGACCCACTTTGTAACCAAAACATCATGTCTGACATTGTGAGGGTTGAAATTCGTCGACCACTAGCTGAAAACTTTACAGAGGAAGACAGACGGTTATGCCTAGAGGTGGACAGAGAGAGAAACCGTGTTTCAATAGCACAAGGGATAACTGAAGCACAGGCTATGGCAGAAAGAGGAGAGCTAGGTAGTGCTCAAACATTGCTTGAACAGAGGAGGCTGACAATGATGCAAACAGCCTCTGCACAGGCAGGGGATGCCCTCTGTGAAAGATTGGAAGGTGAGGTTAAAGAGATACAAGGGAGGATGAGGAGTAAGTCAGAGTATGAAACAGGAGGAAGAGCTTATGCATTCTCAAGGAGTAGCGCGCATTTGTATCAGCGAGCTTCAACTCAAGCTGTCATACCTCAAGCAGGACTGCGACTACAAACAGCTCTCACACGTCCAGCGGGACTGCGACAAAGCATGGCAGGACCTGCCACGTCATCAAGTATTAGTGCTCCTCTTGAGGACATGGATTATCAGACGTCGTTCATGAGAAGAATGGTGCACAAGTCAAGGGAATTGCGCCAAATGGGAGATCAATCTGAAAATTCTGACGAAACTAGCAACATAAGCAACTCCTGA